The Deinococcus sonorensis KR-87 genome includes a window with the following:
- a CDS encoding alpha-E domain-containing protein, producing MLSRVAESLFWIGRYVERAENTARLLDVNYYATLEAAGVVSEQWSPLLSICGSEDGFREQMGRADGRSVPAWLAFERANPGSIVSSIARARENARGLRDRIPSEMWEAINRAYLGLCFQDAGVLDRDELHEYCVAARDASHLFFGIAFATLPRDEGWSFLRAGQTLERGDNVLRLMQVRYRQRSGDLPQLAVHNHRWVAVLKTVSAYEAYRKRRHSGLDPRTIAEFLVLETAFPRSVAYSAENLLDALTQIERAHPGIHPELTREARWLCARLQHASIDEVLGGDHQGLDTLLSDFAALGSAIHAAYFTV from the coding sequence ATGCTCTCCCGGGTCGCCGAGTCGCTGTTCTGGATCGGGCGCTACGTGGAACGCGCCGAAAACACCGCCCGCCTGCTGGACGTGAACTACTACGCCACCCTGGAAGCCGCCGGGGTGGTGTCGGAGCAGTGGAGTCCGCTGCTCTCGATCTGCGGCAGCGAGGACGGGTTCCGCGAGCAGATGGGCCGCGCGGACGGGCGCAGCGTGCCGGCGTGGCTGGCCTTCGAGCGGGCCAACCCCGGCAGCATCGTGTCGAGTATCGCCCGCGCCCGCGAGAACGCGCGCGGCCTGCGCGACCGGATTCCTAGCGAGATGTGGGAGGCGATCAACCGGGCCTACCTGGGCCTGTGCTTCCAGGATGCCGGCGTGCTGGACCGCGACGAGCTGCACGAGTACTGCGTGGCCGCCCGCGACGCCAGCCACCTGTTCTTCGGGATCGCCTTCGCCACGCTGCCCAGAGACGAGGGCTGGTCGTTCCTGCGGGCCGGGCAGACGCTGGAGCGCGGCGACAACGTGCTGCGGCTGATGCAGGTGCGCTACCGCCAGCGCAGCGGCGACCTGCCGCAGCTGGCGGTGCATAACCACCGCTGGGTGGCGGTGCTCAAGACGGTCAGCGCCTACGAGGCCTACCGCAAACGCCGCCATAGCGGGCTGGACCCGCGCACCATCGCGGAGTTTCTGGTGCTGGAGACCGCGTTTCCGCGCAGCGTGGCCTACAGTGCCGAGAACCTGCTGGACGCCCTGACCCAGATCGAGCGGGCACACCCCGGCATTCACCCGGAGCTGACCCGTGAGGCGCGGTGGCTGTGTGCCCGGCTGCAGCACGCCAGCATCGACGAGGTGCTGGGCGGCGACCATCAGGGCCTGGACACGCTGCTCAGCGACTTCGCGGCGCTGGGGTCCGCCATTCACGCCGCCTACTTCACGGTTTGA
- a CDS encoding circularly permuted type 2 ATP-grasp protein produces MLSYTPDAAFFDEIYLPDGTVRPHYRGVQAYLDRLGAAEVQRRHALLDLAFRNQGITFTVYGDASGTERTFPFDPVPRIIPASEWAHLERGLRQRVLALNAFLRDIYGPGEILKDGVVPRELVYTSSHFRREVHGVQVPLGLYTHIVGTDLIRDEHGEYLVLEDNLRSPSGVSYLLANRQAMTRIYPGMFECQEVRPVQHYTSALLELLRSLSPRDVEPTVVLLTPGIYNSAYFEHAYLAQQMGIELVEGRDLFVEGGRVWMRTTAGRQQVDVIYRRIDDDFLDPLTFRRDSALGIPGLVEVYRQGRVALANAIGAGVADDKAVYAYVPQMIEYYLNERPLIRNVPTYLGSNPDHLEHMVQNAESMAIKAVGEAGGYGMLIGSAATAAQRTEFLEKVRANPRNYIGQPLVALSRHGTFYPDTGRLEPAHVDLRPYILVGQNITIIPGGLTRVALTRGSLVVNSSQGGGSKDTWVLDTDEPPIAPINQPGASEADMAASDELASKTAGLTDPDEIAQVVVQTARRRKAEGQGARRVGRSGVTTSGTRKKVDALPPAAPAKKPRKKAGGK; encoded by the coding sequence ATGCTGAGCTACACTCCGGACGCCGCCTTCTTCGACGAGATCTACCTGCCGGACGGGACAGTCCGGCCGCACTACCGCGGCGTGCAGGCGTACCTGGACCGGCTGGGCGCGGCGGAGGTGCAACGTCGCCACGCGCTGCTGGACCTGGCGTTCCGCAACCAGGGCATCACCTTCACGGTGTATGGAGATGCATCCGGCACCGAGCGGACGTTTCCCTTCGACCCGGTGCCGCGCATCATTCCGGCCAGCGAGTGGGCGCACCTGGAGCGCGGCCTGCGTCAGCGGGTGCTGGCGCTGAACGCTTTCCTGCGCGACATCTACGGCCCTGGCGAGATCCTGAAGGACGGGGTGGTGCCGCGGGAGCTGGTGTACACCAGCAGCCACTTCCGGCGCGAGGTGCATGGGGTGCAGGTGCCGCTGGGCCTGTACACCCACATCGTCGGCACCGACCTGATCCGCGACGAGCACGGCGAGTATCTGGTGCTGGAAGACAACCTGCGCTCGCCCAGCGGCGTGAGCTACCTGCTAGCCAACCGGCAGGCCATGACCCGCATCTATCCCGGCATGTTCGAGTGCCAGGAGGTGCGGCCGGTGCAGCACTACACCAGCGCCCTGCTGGAGCTGCTGCGCTCGCTCAGCCCCCGCGACGTGGAGCCCACGGTGGTGCTGCTGACGCCCGGCATCTACAACTCCGCGTACTTCGAGCACGCCTATCTGGCGCAGCAGATGGGCATCGAACTGGTGGAGGGCCGCGACCTGTTCGTGGAGGGGGGGCGGGTGTGGATGCGCACCACCGCCGGGCGGCAGCAGGTGGACGTGATCTACCGCCGCATCGACGACGATTTCCTGGACCCGCTGACCTTCCGCCGCGACAGCGCGCTGGGCATTCCGGGGCTGGTGGAGGTGTACCGCCAGGGGCGGGTGGCGCTGGCCAACGCCATCGGGGCGGGGGTGGCAGACGACAAGGCGGTGTACGCCTACGTGCCGCAGATGATCGAGTACTACCTGAACGAGCGCCCGCTGATCCGCAACGTGCCCACCTACCTGGGCAGCAACCCGGACCACCTGGAGCACATGGTCCAGAACGCCGAGAGCATGGCCATCAAGGCGGTGGGCGAGGCGGGCGGCTACGGCATGCTGATCGGCTCGGCGGCCACGGCGGCGCAGCGCACAGAATTTCTGGAGAAGGTCCGCGCCAACCCGCGCAACTACATCGGGCAGCCGCTGGTGGCCTTATCGCGGCACGGCACCTTCTACCCGGATACCGGGCGGCTGGAGCCGGCCCACGTGGACCTGCGCCCGTACATTCTGGTGGGCCAGAACATCACCATCATTCCCGGTGGCCTGACCCGGGTGGCGCTCACGCGCGGCTCGCTGGTGGTGAACAGTTCGCAGGGGGGCGGCAGCAAGGACACCTGGGTGCTGGACACCGACGAGCCGCCCATTGCCCCCATCAACCAGCCGGGCGCCTCCGAGGCCGACATGGCCGCCTCCGACGAGCTGGCCAGCAAGACGGCCGGGCTCACCGACCCGGACGAGATCGCGCAGGTGGTGGTGCAGACGGCCCGGCGGCGCAAGGCCGAGGGGCAGGGGGCACGACGGGTGGGCCGCTCCGGCGTCACCACCTCCGGCACGCGCAAGAAGGTGGACGCTCTCCCTCCGGCCGCCCCGGCCAAAAAGCCGCGCAAAAAGGCAGGTGGCAAGTAA